CTCACCTTGCAGTTCACAGCTCCATAAACTTGCCACGTGTCCACCACATCCCTCTGGTCATACTGCATACACTTGACCttctcagcaatgcagacatTCACCTGAGGTTTGCCCTTGTAGGTGCTGGATCTCCAGGCTGGCTGATCCTTATCCGCAGGCATCTCCTGGATGTCCTCGAAGGAGCTGTTCAGGCTGCGGATGTTGGTGTTCAGGGGGGTGCCCAGGGGACAGGCCTGGATCAGCAGATTTCGGAGCTGCCCGATCTTTGCGTTCAGCTCAGCCTCGtttttcctgctgggagagACGTAGTCCATGATGCCCAAGAGCAGAGCCAGTCCCTGTGAGAGCCCGCAGATGGTCAGCAGGGGTGGCCGTGGCTCCAGGGGCCCCTCCACCAGCGGGACACAGGCGTAGATGAGGCCGCTCTTGGGGAAGGCCAGCACTGGCCAGAGCTCCCCGGCGGCGGTGGACACGGAATGCACGGAGGAGTGGCTGATCCGGGTGCAGGTGTCCCTCTGCTCCACGAACACGTGTTCGTCCACCAGCCTCAGCTCGAAGAGCAGGGCCCTGAGGAAGGAGCTGTCCGAGGGGATCGGGACGTGCGTGGAGCCGTTGAAGGTCTCGGCGCGCAGCTCAACCGTGGGGTAGCGCCTAGGGGAGGGAATCGGAGAGCTCAGTGCCACCCAAAATGTCATCCCAAAACACAGCTTCCAGGGCCAGAGCCACCCAGGCCCTCTTCTGGCTGCAAAAGTGCAATGGAAAGATTTGGATTATTGATATTGGGTTTCTCTTCATTAATCAAACAACTCCCTCACACCCACCGGGCCTAAAAATAACCTTGTGTACACAGAAGCCTGCAGCAACTTGACAGAAGCAGTGGTGGGGTCAGAACATAAATCATTGTCAATAAAACCATTCCATGAATAGTTAGGATTCTTTCTAGCAAGTCTAAACTTTGAGTGAATACATTCTCATGAGTAAATacctacattttaaaataaaacatgaatcTGCCCATCTCCGCTGGCTGCCGCACAAAGGTACAGGATGTTTATATGACACTAAGGAATGACTCCCACCAGTGCAGaactctgaaatatttctaagaGGTGAGACTGCACTGAAGACAAGTTCTCAGATGTTTAAGAAAATGGATGTTCTATGTAATAAAATGCAACTACGACAGCTTTTTCCCTAGACAGAGTATACTGGTGCTACAGCTTTGCTGctataacaacaacaataacaattCCACACTGCACATGCAATATATGTGACTTAAAGCTTTTATGacttttttcataatttaattttatcaaGTATTTAAGATGTAATGATTAAGTCATGGGCAGAAATTCTGCACAATTTAGAATTGCTAGGTAGTACCaatacatatatttaatttcaaattttctaGAGGCAATACTTGAGGAATATCATATTAACTGTTTAAAACTatatctgggatttttttgtcctGCAGCAGTATTGTTTTTTAAAGGGGAATGGGGTGAATTTCTTTTCAAGGTAATCTAAATCCATCAAGAGGAACTGAGGAGTtgtcttttaataaatacctgagaaaagaaaaaaaaatattatttccattAATGCGGTGGTTTTGCCCTGGTTTGGAGCTGCAGACTCTCCTGAATGCCTCTTACATGAAGTTTGCTGACAGCCTGGCTTTCCTACATTCTGTTTTGTGTATTCCCTCAGTAGTTATCCACAGACCCTCACCGTGTCTATCACAGGTCACACAGACAAAGTTAAATCACTTTACGGATCATCTTGAAGCATCTTAGTGTTCTTAGATGTTTGTTTGCACTCAGAGCTATGCTTGCATGccaatgtagaagaaaaaaaaacctgcacagATACATAAATACCATCATTTGGTGTCCTTTTTATACCTTTTCTAAGGACACATTGACAGTCTGCTTCTTAAATTGCCATGGAACTTGCAACGTGGGACTTAGTTATATCTATGACTTCCATCTGTAGCACTTCCATGGATCTTATCCTGCTGCCTCCAAGTCCCACCTACATCATCGTTTCTGAACTGAGTAGCTGGAGGCAGCTATACTTCCTCAGGCTTATTTTCAGTgactgtgctttttttctttggttcttAATAAGGCATCAAGGGcggttttttttggttttttttttttttgtaagggaaaagcaaacacagagctACAAAATTCGTAAACAGGATGCAGATAGCAGCAAAACACCTCCCTGTGGTCTCACATTTTATTCTgaagaacaaagaaacaaagtgGGTTTACAGGTCTAAAATTTATGAGGCTTTGCAGAGCCAGGGTGCTGATAAGAGGCTACGTGTAACCTTGGGGAGCAGCTCTTATTTTTGGCCAACATTTCCAAAACAAGGGAAGAGGAGATATTTCAGTCTGGTTTTGTCTTAGACAAGTCCCAGTCTCTCTGCTCCATTTGCTGAAGCTGTCCCTACACCAgagcagcctcctcctcttccccccacTGAATTTTACCAGCTGAGTCATTAGATCATTAGTTAGCCCTTCAGATGCCAGTTTTTCAGTATTCTCTTCTAGAAAGTGAtgcaaacttaaaaaaaaaaaaaattaaagtttccAAGGATGAATGAACTTCGGTGACTCAAGAGAGACCCCATCCTTGTTGCCTGAATTAAGTTATGatcagctaaaaaaaaaggggggggggggggggggaatgctTTGATGTTCCCAATGTCTTTTCTGAGGTTAAAGATCAGGGCTCACGTATCTCCAGCTGAG
This genomic stretch from Cinclus cinclus chromosome 6, bCinCin1.1, whole genome shotgun sequence harbors:
- the AP5M1 gene encoding AP-5 complex subunit mu-1 isoform X5, translating into MALRALWLLRHDPAAGGAVLFSRRYPTVELRAETFNGSTHVPIPSDSSFLRALLFELRLVDEHVFVEQRDTCTRISHSSVHSVSTAAGELWPVLAFPKSGLIYACVPLVEGPLEPRPPLLTICGLSQGLALLLGIMDYVSPSRKNEAELNAKIGQLRNLLIQACPLGTPLNTNIRSLNSSFEDIQEMPADKDQPAWRSSTYKGKPQVNVCIAEKVKCMQYDQRDVVDTWQVYGAVNCKCDIEGSAPNVTLSLTLPTNAPPLQDIVVHHCVTSVDPAMLMSTSAEPLHDSVYNGPYKFPFIPPSDSFNLCYYTSQVPVPPILGCYQLVEEGSQIKITVNLKLHESIKNSFEYCEAHIPFFNRGPIAQLEYKVSYGQLDLSREKSLLVWVIEVPQIFGSFPDWNSVLRHCRQRAPD
- the AP5M1 gene encoding AP-5 complex subunit mu-1 isoform X4, which encodes MALRALWLLRHDPAAGGAVLFSRRYPTVELRAETFNGSTHVPIPSDSSFLRALLFELRLVDEHVFVEQRDTCTRISHSSVHSVSTAAGELWPVLAFPKSGLIYACVPLVEGPLEPRPPLLTICGLSQGLALLLGIMDYVSPSRKNEAELNAKIGQLRNLLIQACPLGTPLNTNIRSLNSSFEDIQEMPADKDQPAWRSSTYKGKPQVNVCIAEKVKCMQYDQRDVVDTWQVYGAVNCKCDIEGSAPNVTLSLTLPTNAPPLQDIVVHHCVTSVDPAMLMSTSAEPLHDSVYNGPYKFPFIPPSDSFNLCYYTSQVPVPPILGCYQLVEEGSQIKITVNLKLHESIKNSFEYCEAHIPFFNRGPIAQLEYKVSYGQLDLSREKSLLVWVIDAVSALRTEVPQIFGSFPDWNSVLRHCRQRAPD